A single Micromonospora sp. CCTCC AA 2012012 DNA region contains:
- a CDS encoding NUDIX hydrolase, which yields MPSDDAASRSRRDRRLARYDQLRAERPHLFANPPGAAYEIVFDRELQNRVADGAAAALRAAGKPTDYGDVGVIYEDRYVIIVRDAVRFLSGDLGPYIRSVPAVLGVGAAVLPVFADGRMLLVRHFRHELRTWQWEVPRGFAEPDADGAATAGRELEEEVGLSVEKVELLGRVASDGGADEIYLARLQASGPPDEIPLDAVREGIDERRLVTRQDLAAMIASGEVTDHYLLAAFAFATAKGLL from the coding sequence CGCTACGACCAGCTTCGCGCCGAGCGTCCGCACCTCTTCGCCAACCCGCCCGGCGCGGCGTACGAGATCGTGTTCGACCGGGAACTGCAGAATCGGGTGGCCGACGGGGCGGCGGCCGCGCTGCGCGCCGCCGGCAAGCCGACGGACTACGGCGACGTCGGCGTGATCTACGAGGATCGCTACGTCATCATCGTGCGGGACGCCGTGCGCTTCCTCAGCGGCGACCTGGGTCCCTACATCCGGTCGGTCCCCGCCGTGCTCGGGGTCGGTGCGGCGGTGCTGCCGGTCTTCGCGGACGGCCGCATGCTGCTGGTCCGGCACTTCCGGCACGAGCTGCGCACCTGGCAGTGGGAGGTCCCCCGGGGCTTCGCCGAGCCGGATGCCGACGGGGCGGCGACCGCCGGCCGCGAGCTGGAGGAAGAGGTCGGGCTGAGCGTCGAGAAGGTGGAGCTGCTCGGCCGGGTGGCCAGCGACGGCGGGGCGGACGAGATCTACCTGGCCCGGTTGCAGGCCAGCGGCCCGCCGGACGAGATCCCGCTGGACGCGGTGCGGGAGGGCATCGACGAGCGACGGCTGGTGACCCGCCAGGATCTCGCCGCCATGATCGCCTCGGGTGAGGTGACCGACCACTACCTCCTGGCGGCCTTCGCGTTCGCCACCGCGAAGGGCCTCCTCTAG
- a CDS encoding biliverdin-producing heme oxygenase, with protein MSEPARPRPADPTGPMLAALRAGTREHHRALERELDLPGRIRSRTELSTVLSAMLASWQPLEERLAAADWSGLSLDPRLGEAADLLRADLSALSTPAGAVTHAAVPDLGSLADAVGARYVLLGSALGGRVIAPVVERRLGLAEGAATRFFRRSGRSPGRDWRDFRLALAARDWSPADLARATTAARETFAFVGRAAAPILAVSSARAG; from the coding sequence ATGTCCGAGCCCGCCCGCCCCCGACCGGCCGATCCGACCGGCCCGATGCTGGCCGCCCTGCGCGCGGGCACCCGGGAGCACCATCGCGCCCTGGAGCGGGAGCTCGATCTTCCCGGCCGGATCAGGTCCCGTACCGAGCTGTCGACCGTGCTCTCCGCGATGCTCGCCTCCTGGCAGCCGCTGGAGGAGCGGCTCGCCGCCGCCGACTGGTCCGGCCTGTCGCTCGACCCCCGGCTCGGCGAGGCAGCCGACCTGCTCCGGGCGGACCTGTCCGCGTTGTCGACACCGGCCGGGGCCGTGACGCACGCCGCCGTACCCGATCTCGGCAGCCTGGCCGACGCGGTCGGCGCCCGGTACGTGCTGCTGGGCAGCGCCCTCGGCGGCCGGGTCATCGCGCCGGTCGTGGAGCGCCGCCTCGGCCTGGCCGAAGGCGCGGCCACCCGGTTCTTCCGCCGCAGCGGTCGGTCGCCCGGCCGCGACTGGCGGGATTTCCGGCTCGCGCTGGCGGCCCGCGACTGGTCGCCCGCAGACCTCGCCCGCGCGACCACCGCCGCGCGGGAGACCTTCGCGTTCGTCGGCCGGGCCGCCGCGCCGATCCTCGCGGTCAGCTCGGCGCGGGCGGGCTGA
- a CDS encoding SRPBCC family protein: MDRDSFRPGPLAEVTRGEDGWDLVFVRDLRHPPERVWAALTEPDQLARWAPFLASRDLGTTGDATLSTVDGDRTVDQPATVRRAERPTLLEYTWGDGLLRWELARSGDGTRLTLRQRVGDPGLAPMVAAGWHLCLDVADHLLAGDPVGPIRGAEAKEFGWAELRDAYAERLDRQRP, translated from the coding sequence ATGGACCGCGACAGTTTCCGGCCCGGCCCGCTCGCCGAGGTCACCCGTGGGGAGGACGGCTGGGACCTGGTCTTCGTCCGCGACCTGCGGCATCCGCCGGAGCGGGTGTGGGCGGCACTGACCGAGCCGGACCAGCTCGCCCGGTGGGCGCCCTTCCTAGCCAGCCGGGATCTCGGCACCACCGGCGACGCCACCCTCAGCACGGTCGACGGCGACCGCACCGTCGACCAACCGGCGACCGTACGCCGCGCCGAACGGCCGACGCTGCTGGAGTACACCTGGGGCGACGGGCTGCTGCGCTGGGAACTGGCGCGCTCGGGTGACGGCACCCGGCTGACCCTGCGGCAGCGCGTCGGCGATCCGGGCCTCGCCCCGATGGTGGCCGCCGGCTGGCACCTCTGCCTGGACGTCGCCGACCACCTGCTCGCCGGTGACCCGGTCGGCCCGATCCGGGGCGCCGAGGCGAAGGAGTTCGGCTGGGCGGAGCTGCGCGACGCGTACGCGGAACGCCTGGACCGGCAGCGGCCCTGA
- a CDS encoding ArsR/SmtB family transcription factor, which translates to MSVDAFTVLAEPTRRRILERLRRAESSVGDLVDALGVSQPAVSKHLKVLREAGFVTCRTAAQQRIYRLDVRPLRAVDDWLGPYRRLWTDHLDALERHLDSQE; encoded by the coding sequence GTGTCCGTCGACGCCTTCACCGTGCTGGCCGAGCCGACCCGACGCCGCATCCTGGAGCGGCTGCGCCGCGCCGAGAGCAGCGTCGGCGACCTGGTCGATGCGTTGGGGGTGAGCCAGCCGGCCGTCTCCAAACACCTCAAGGTGCTCCGCGAGGCCGGCTTCGTCACCTGCCGCACCGCCGCTCAGCAGCGCATCTACCGGCTCGACGTGCGGCCGTTGCGCGCCGTCGACGACTGGCTCGGACCGTACCGCCGGCTCTGGACGGACCACCTCGACGCCCTGGAGCGCCATCTCGACAGTCAGGAGTGA